One Apostichopus japonicus isolate 1M-3 chromosome 14, ASM3797524v1, whole genome shotgun sequence genomic window carries:
- the LOC139980357 gene encoding uncharacterized protein, producing the protein MAGCHSIPDWWKKVPCHFNWKLDQNILIDFKGITNNLDSKLETRNEIEWTETACDMLLFRGYLEVSHIEGVQRNSRKAEEFFVEAEKEAMKVADDDERQAYIIIVNANRLWVLETIHEGNQNEDRRLRLLAELQESWSRHRDELSQTRLQAFIDATAAFALTRLGPNKYKEAERRYQRALKTIKTKSSWYQSLGAVIGRQARLGWNNVSEPYDGIHDEIQCYEKAIELEPTNKSAQCDLAKVLLRIPDRVDEGKDIMANLDANTCELIIKKGRFYRRLRDNERALDVLRRGEELQHPRSELFLQISIVYRYLALDARDSNDKDEYRRLEMKYIDKCLELEPSFF; encoded by the coding sequence ATGGCCGGTTGTCATTCTATACCCGATTGGTGGAAAAAAGTCCCTTGCCATTTCAATTGGAAACTTGATCAGAATATTCTCATAGACTTTAAGGGTATAACAAACAACCTCGATAGTAAACTGGAAACCAGAAATGAGATAGAATGGACGGAGACAGCCTGTGATATGCTGCTATTCAGAGGTTATCTAGAGGTCTCTCATATTGAAGGGGTGCAAAGAAACTCTCGGAAAGCAGAAGAATTCTTCGTGGAAGCGGAGAAAGAAGCCATGAAAGTTGCAGATGACGATGAACGTCAGGCTTACATCATCATTGTAAATGCAAACAGGTTGTGGGTTCTGGAAACTATCCACGAGGGAAATCAGAACGAGGACAGACGATTAAGACTTCTCGCAGAATTACAAGAAAGCTGGAGCAGACATCGAGATGAGCTCTCTCAAACGAGACTTCAAGCCTTCATAGACGCCACTGCTGCTTTCGCTTTAACAAGACTTGGACCGAATAAATACAAGGAAGCCGAACGAAGATATCAGCGAGCACTGAAAACCATCAAGACTAAATCTTCGTGGTATCAGTCTCTTGGTGCAGTTATTGGTCGACAGGCTCGTCTTGGGTGGAATAACGTCAGTGAACCGTATGATGGCATCCATGATGAGATTCAGTGCTACGAGAAAGCGATTGAATTGGAACCAACAAACAAGTCGGCACAATGTGACCTAGCAAAGGTTTTGCTGAGAATCCCAGATCGAGTCGATGAGGGCAAAGATATCATGGCCAACCTTGACGCAAATACATGTGAACTTATCATAAAGAAAGGTCGTTTTTATCGTCGTTTGCGTGATAATGAAAGAGCCCTTGATGTTTTACGTAGAGGAGAAGAGCTTCAGCATCCCCGATCCGAGTTGTTTCTACAGATATCGATTGTGTACCGATATTTAGCACTTGATGCCCGAGACAGCAATGATAAGGACGAATATAGAAGattggaaatgaaatatattgataaatgtcTTGAACTAGAACCTTCCTTTTTTTAG
- the LOC139980352 gene encoding uncharacterized protein, with product MAGCHSIPDWWKKVPCHFNWNLDQNILIDFKGITNNLDSKLETRNEIEWTETACDMLLFRGYLEVSNFEGVQSNSQKAEEFFVEAEREAMKVADDDERQAYIIIVNANRLWVLETIHEGNQNEDRRLRLLAELEQSWSRHRDELSQTRLQAFIDATAAFALTRLGPNKYEEAERRYQRALKTIKIKSSWYQSLGAVIGRQARLGSNNFSEPYDGIHDEIQCYEKAIELEPTNKSAQCDLAKVLLRIPDRVDEGKDIMANLDANTCELIIKKGRFYRGLLDYERAIDVLRKGEELQHPRSELFLQLSIVYRYLAADARDWNDKNEYKRLEMKYIDKCLELEPSHFQCKLSKAIAFGKARRNEEAQAMFNSIIEEYKGTPHKLIEAQYRRACSLLIVNRKQINDKVAKAFEDIIETALVITKNVDISACGQTAEFARKAKENLQQYYETLDDGDIMAQNLRSRVAEIGLND from the coding sequence ATGGCCGGTTGTCATTCTATACCCGATTGGTGGAAAAAAGTCCCTTGTCATTTCAATTGGAATCTTGATCAGAATATTCTCATAGACTTTAAGGGTATAACAAACAACCTCGATAGTAAACTGGAAACCAGAAATGAGATAGAATGGACGGAGACAGCCTGTGATATGCTGCTATTCAGAGGTTATCTAGAGGTTTCTAACTTTGAAGGGGTGCAAAGTAACTCTCAGAAAGCCGAAGAATTCTTCGTGGAAGCGGAGAGAGAAGCCATGAAAGTTGCAGATGACGATGAACGTCAGGCTTACATCATCATTGTAAATGCAAACAGGTTGTGGGTTCTGGAAACTATCCACGAGGGAAATCAGAACGAGGACAGACGATTAAGACTTCTCGCAGAATTAGAACAAAGCTGGAGCAGACATCGAGATGAGCTCTCTCAAACGAGACTTCAAGCCTTCATAGACGCTACTGCTGCTTTCGCTTTAACAAGACTTGGACCGAATAAATACGAGGAAGCCGAACGAAGATACCAGCGAGCGCTAAAGACCATCAAGATTAAATCTTCATGGTATCAGTCTCTTGGTGCAGTTATTGGTCGACAGGCTCGTCTTGGGTCGAATAACTTCAGTGAACCGTATGATGGCATCCATGATGAGATTCAGTGCTATGAGAAAGCGATTGAATTGGAACCAACAAACAAGTCGGCACAATGTGACCTAGCAAAGGTTTTGCTGAGAATCCCAGATCGAGTCGATGAGGGCAAAGATATCATGGCCAACCTTGACGCAAATACATGTGAACTTATCATAAAGAAAGGTCGTTTTTATCGTGGTTTGCTTGATTATGAAAGAGCCATTGATGTTTTACGTAAAGGCGAAGAGCTTCAGCATCCCCGATCCGAGTTGTTTCTACAGTTATCGATTGTGTACCGATATTTAGCAGCCGATGCCAGAGACTGGAATGATAAGAACGAATATAAAAGattggaaatgaaatatattgataaatgtcTTGAACTAGAACCTTCTCATTTTCAATGTAAACTAAGCAAAGCGATTGCGTTTGGTAAGGCGCGACGTAATGAGGAAGCACAGGCAATGTTCAACAGTATCATTGAGGAGTACAAAGGCACTCCGCATAAGTTGATCGAAGCTCAATATCGACGTGCTTGTAGCTTGTTAATTGTtaatagaaaacaaataaatgacaaAGTGGCAAAGGCATTTGAAGATATCATAGAGACAGCACTGGTAATAACGAAAAATGTAGATATATCTGCTTGTGGTCAAACTGCTGAATTTGCAAGGAAGGCCAAAGAAAATTTACAACAATATTATGAAACACTAGACGATGGCGATATCATGGCACAGAACCTTCGTAGCAGGGTAGCAGAGATTGGATTGAATGATTAG